In Phaseolus vulgaris cultivar G19833 chromosome 3, P. vulgaris v2.0, whole genome shotgun sequence, the sequence GAAATGTCCAGACATGTCACAGTAATATAATCAATAATCCATGAAAACCACGCACACGGGCCACTCCACAAACTAGAAAACAACTAAAATGACCAAATCAAATTAGAGCATTACCTAGGTCATGTGTTTGTaaaggtttgtttgtgtgtgtgtgtgtgcgtGGGTACATGCTGAAAAGGTAAAGAAAAACGGGAAAAATTGaggaaatatatttttagatagttatagtatttatatttattaaacaaGGCTAGATATACCATATAATGTAGTATGGTATCCTCCATGTATCCATACTTAACTCTAAACAGGTTCGATCCTGATAGGTTTTAAAAGCCAGATATCAGTATCCTAAAAACAACTACGTGTTCAGTCCAAACGAGATTTGAAGAATCTCCATAGCTTTCGGCATTTCAAGCACATTTCTAAAAGTTAAGATTATAGAAGAAAAACTCACTTCTTCCAAAGCATCAACTAGATCCTCTCTTGTTGGGCCTTCAGAATATTCAATACCAAGTAATCTTCTTCTCTCAACTTCTCTGGGGTCCTCAATCATTATGGTTAATTTGACCTGGAAATAGGATAGAAAAAGACTCACTGGATCTTCATAGGCAAAGACTATATGATTGGGAAACACAGTGGCATAGCAAGCAAGAATAAGGTATAAAAAGCAAAAGAAATAAGttaatttttgaaatctttggaTAATTTCTGGCCTTTCCGCCACCCCCAAAGAATCGCTCACACTTCATATTTCTGCTCCTCCATCACATCTGAAATCTAAACACAGAAATGGTCCTACGACAATTCTATTCTTAGTTATTTTACTCAGACATTCCAAATTACCACCTTTAACTTTTCAATATCACTTTAAGAATGAAGCTTAAATAGAAACATTTAAGGATAAGGAAATCCTCAGTACCTGCCTATACAAGTGTTATTTCCACTCCAACATTTCACACTTGAAAATTATCTCTCTCCCTGTACACTATCAGTATCCCCTCTATCTCACAAGGTCATCGGTATCTTATGATTACCCTTATCAGAAAACTTAGTCAAGCAAAatgaaatcaataaaaaaaagtacctCACCGAAGATCATGTCCCGGTTTTTCCTGAGAAGCTCCAAAACCTTAAGGTGAGCAGGAAAATACAATAAGAAACCGgagaaaaaacaaacaaacgaACATGCAAAATTTATGGAAAAAATAGAGATACCCTTTTGATTTGGGAAACGTATTGAAGGTCCTGAGGGGTTGGTTCGTCGTCTTCGTCTTCGTTGTCGctttgctgctcctgaagagaaGGGACACTAAGGTCAGTGTCTTTGTTCCCCACAGAGGGAAGAAGGGAAAGCACTGGGCGATGGCGGAGGCTGGTGAAGGGTAGTCCATTGGAAAAGAGAGAGTGAGTGGTGTGGTGGTGGAAGGTGCGGTGGTGGAAGGTGGGAAGGGAAGGAGGTGGTGGCAGTGTGAGTGACCATGCCATTATCCTATCATGTGTTGTGTTCTGTTTTCTGGTTGTGCTCACACTGCCACCAAATTctgtattttattattacacTTTCTAAACTTTTAATACTATGCTTCTACTTTTATATaggataaatatttattttatgcaattaaaatttatagttaaatacttttaatagttaaatatattttagatttatgATAAGGTTGTTGATATGTTCGTAAACACAGTAAAAACACATATCTCACacttcaataaattaatattttatttatttttgtttttttaatttaaaatattcttatattattataagtgtttgttaaatatatgttttcaCATGGATAGTGTTAAAAGAAACTCTCCTCTTTATGTTACGTTATATTTTGACACTAtcttatatgcaattattgatattttttttgaaatattaaattttaatttaaaaaccaagaTCAAAAAGATAAGATGCTAAGAAAAACTGCTAAAGTCACGTTTGTTGAAGAAAacttattaaataaagaaacaaTTTCATGAATTGATTCTAACCACTT encodes:
- the LOC137808582 gene encoding ycf3-interacting protein 1, chloroplastic; this translates as MAWSLTLPPPPSLPTFHHRTFHHHTTHSLFSNGLPFTSLRHRPVLSLLPSVGNKDTDLSVPSLQEQQSDNEDEDDEPTPQDLQYVSQIKRVLELLRKNRDMIFGEVKLTIMIEDPREVERRRLLGIEYSEGPTREDLVDALEEVNEGNIPKNRAALQMLAEELAAWPNLEEAIPKKKRGKSLYAKATDTGIDPEVAAKKLNMDWDSAAAEIEEINVEDDTQVPPAVGYGALYLVSAFPIIIGISVVLILFYNSLQ